The genomic region GTTGATTATGGTTGGGACAGCCCAGCTAGCACagaatgttctgagaaccatatgtttcttataGCTTGGCGAGAGCATGgatgtcctatggttattttgcattctCATGACTTTTTGGGAATGGTGCaagatagttgcttggctttggaacattctcagcacttttaaggaacttgacaaagtAATGTTATTTTCTTGATATTTCATTACTTAAACAGAATGTTTCCTAAAAAttaaaacatggttacatttcataacatttttggtaatattctacacttgtcatttagcagacgctcttattcagagtgacttaaaggagcaattagggttaagtgcattgctcaagGATTTTTGACCTAGTCAgcagtgacctttcagttacttgccTAACTCTCTTAACCGCAAGGCTACCTGTCGCCCTGGAAAGGTACTCCAACTGGTTTGATATTGCAaatgttcagagaacgttaagaaacaatgttcttctgtgggaatttcagtgcttcagcataatgttttctgcaggtttccttatggttctatttaaagtcatgttctcagaacagaaTGTTCTATGAGTGTTATTACAAAACATATTCATTCTGCTCTgtgtcaacaaaactctctctatcctctatcttgttcaAAAAAACTGAAAGCGCCAACCACCGcaagatgactgggaatatggtcaaatacaaacagtgtagtcattccctccgtaaggcaatcaaacaggcaaaacatcagaacagagacagtggagtcacaattcaacagaTCAGACACGAGACTTATgttgcagggtctacagacaatcacggattacaaagggaaaaccagccaagtcgcggacaccgatgtcttgctcccagacaagcaaAACCCCTTCtccgcccgctttgaggataacacagtgccactgagcaagacatttaagcgtgttaacccttgcaaggctgctggcccagacggcatccttagccacgtcctcagagcatgcgcagaccagttggctggagtgtttacgggcatattcaaactctccctatcccagtctgctgttcccacttgcttcaagatgtccaccattgttcctgtacccaagaaagcaaaggtaactgaactgaatgactatcgccccgtagcactcacttctgtcatcatgaagtcctttgcgaggctagttaaggatcatatcacctctaccttacctgacttCCTAGACCCACTTTaattttcttaccgccccaatagatccacagacgatgcaatcgctgTCGCACTGCCCTATCCATCTGGactagaggaatacctatgtcagaatgctgttcaatgGCTGTTGCTcaaccttcaacaccatagtaccatccaagctcatcattaagctcggggtcCTGgatctgaaccccaccctgtgcaactgggtcctgaacttcctgacgggccgccaaaaggtggtaggaaacaacactttcacttcgctgatcctcaacccaggggccccacaagggtgcatgctcagccccccgctgtactccatgttcacccatgactgcgtggccacgcacacctccaactcaattatcaagtttgcagacaacacaacagtaggccTGATTGCCagcaatgacaagacagcctacagggaggaggtgagggccctcatggactggtgccaggaaaataacctctccctcaaagtcaacaaaatgaaggagctgatcttTGACTTCCAGAAACatagagggagcacgcccctatccccattgacaggaccgcagtggagaaggtggaaagcttcaagttcctcggcgtacacatcactgacaatctgaaatggtcctcccacacagacagtgtggtgaagaaggtgcaacagcgcctcaggaggctgaagaaattcgtcttGGCCCATAAGACCGtcagaaacttttacagatgtagaattgagagcatcctgtcgggcagtatcactgcaccgcccgcaaccacagggctctccagagggtggtgaggtctgtcCTATGCATTACCGGGTGCACAGTCTTgaagggaactccttcaagactgttggaaaagcattccaggtgaaattggttgagagaataccaagagtgtgcaaagctgtcatcaaggcaatgggtggctacttccaagaatctcaaatataaaatatatttagatttgtttaacacttttttggttactacatgattccatatgtgttttttcatagttgcgatgtcttcactattattctacaatgtagaaaatagtcaaaataaagaaagacccttgaatggactcccgagtggcgcagcagtctaaggcactgcatctcagtgctagaagcgtcactacagatcctggttcgattccaggctgtatcacatccggacgtTCTTGGTTTtcccgtagggcggcgcacaattggcccagcgtcgttagggtttggccgggggagatagtcattgtaaataataatttgttcttaactgacttgcctagttaaataaaggttaaataaataacaaaattAGTAGCTGTGTCTAAACCTTTTTCTGTAcctagacatggaatcactggccactttaatattgGAACACAAGTCACCTTAATAATGATAACATACTGcttcactcatctcatatgcatattcTGCATTCTATTCTtccaacattgctcgtcctaatatttatatatttcttaattccattcttttacttttatatttgtgtattgatgtgaattgttagatactactgcactgttggagccaggaacacaagcatttcgctacaccagcaataatatctgctaaatactgtatgtatatgtgaccaataaaatttgatttaatttgtgtGCAGGTGTGTTGGCCGCACCCACTAATtagccacacctgatcttaatgagggtttcctttcaaatgggatTTGTTTGAATAGTGTAAcggcttctaggagtagtgggtggaggagtcaggcgcagagagcaggtagttCAGAACGTGGATCTTTATTCCAAAGACAGTGAAAACGGACATGCCAAACAAGGGCTCATAAAATACCCAGTCCAAACAAACAGAACTAAACTGTCCGGAAAAATAGAATCCACAAATAATCACCATGAAcagaaaacaaaataacaaagtgaactgGCAACAATTCAGTCCAGTGTggcacagacacaggaaacaatcacccacaaaatacccaaagaacatggctgcctaaatatggttcccaatcagagacaacgataagcacctgcctctaattgatcccagaaccaatgggaaaacAAAGATGTACGtttccacaacttccaaggaaccacatgtgctagctgggagtgtaGGAGATCACTGTCCTACAGAAGGCAGGGGTGCTACTGTATAGTTGTCTGTTAATAGTTTTAacttcctctcctgtctcctttccTCCATTTATCACTGATCTGGCATCATTTGAAAAGTTGAGGCAATATGGTGGAAACTTACCCAGTTCTCTCATGAAGGAAAGGAGAAAAGGAAACGGAGCCCATGTTATAGTATTGAGAGACATCCTGTATGGAGGGGCGAGGCGCTTCCTGGTTTGGTGGAGGGAAGGCCCCCATGTGACCTTGACCGCCCCCCCCTCCTCTTTGTTTCCTCTGGTGAGACCAGCCCAACAGACTGGGAAACAATCACTCAGATAGTCACAGTTCTTCTGTCACCATCTGTgtatgtttgttgtgtgtgtgtgtttactcctATTTATGAAGATGCATTTGTGTGTTGCTACCAGGGCACAttttggagggagggagagaagaagaatcgaatatgtttctaaacattaatgtggatgctaccgtgattatggataatcctgaatgaatcgtgaataatgagtgagaaagttacagaggatcaaatatcatacccccaagacatgctaacctccccttttattggtaatggtgagagcttagcacagcgtttcccaaactcggtccccgGGACCCCAAGGGAGGCCCTAACACTACGCTGATTCCAATGATCAAAGCTTGaggattagttgattattttaataagctgtgtagtgctctggCAATAAATAAAATGTGCAACCCTTGGGGTCCTGAGGActaagtttgggaaacgctgaattagcatgtcttgggtgtatgatctttgaccctctgtaaatttctcactcatcattattcacaattccttCTGGATTCCTTACATTTTTTTGAGCATACAACAGCTCAGCATACAAATTATTTTATACAGTCGTTGCTAGTTTTAGTTTAttagaccatttaaaaaaaaaacaagcacacaaaaCTTGAAAAAGGTATACATGCACATGAGtaaaatcattgaggataacacacaataaagtctgagACTTATTTCAATTGTGGTCCTCTTGAAACAAGATGGCCAGGCACGATCGAACACAGTGCTCATATCTTTATCAACagtgtcaataatttcagaccccactatacatgcatatacactgagtgtataaaacattaaaaacacctactctttccatgtcatagactgaccaggtgaatccaggttcaatctatgatcccttattgatgttgcTTTATTTCATATGTTATTTATATGTTATTGTGCAGCTAGATAGAGGCACTAAAATGACCTTCTCTGTGTCATGTTCGCCATAaggatgagaccaaggtgcagcgtggtaggtgtacaTTACTTTTAATGAATGAACATCGAACAAAAGAAACGTGACGCTATACAACTAGTTCTGACAGGCAGCTaaacataaacaagatcccacgaAACACAAatgggaaatggctgcctaaatatgatccccaatcagagacaacgataaacagctgtctctgattgggaaccatatcaggccaacatagacatacaaaaactatagtatccaccctagtcacaccctgacctaacgaaaatatatagaaaaactgagatatctaaggtcagggcatgacactgTGCTAGATGGCCACGAAATtagatatttttttgtattttgccCTAAAGTTGAGGTTTCTAACCAAAGCCATATACAAATTAGcaattttctatttatttatacCAACCTGACACCCTTTACTGTTTTCTCTCCTTGTGTGTGCAACTGGTTACGTGTGTCCACAGATGTATGCTGGGGGAAAGTTGATTTTCGGAGGCAGTGCTCTGAATGGCTATGGCTTCAGCAAGACCAACCTCCTGAAGCAGATTGCCAAAACCCAGAGTGACTATGCCAAGGGCAACGTCCTACCTCACGATTACAAACTGGGGTGAGTCTGGCACAGAACCACATAGGACCATCACCTCGCTCACTGACTACTCAAACAGGTCGACCCAAAATCTACCTGTGGGTTAACATGATCAGTGGGGTCATCTAGACCAGAGGTTTTGTAAACTTTTCATGCCCAGGGACCCTCGTCCAGGCAAACCGGCTACCCAGGGACTCCATAGTATGTGAGCAAAGAAAATGAATCATGTCTTGTCTTGtcatcaggtgaatgataatgTCAAGTAGAattaatcaacattttaaaatgaatataTTTGATAGtttcattattttgacctcaCAGTTCATTGGAACAGGAAGTGTAAACTCTAACAGCCTATTAACTAGAAAGGTAACTTGGCGGCGAAGATAACATTTTGCTGTTGTAAAGCCATTtctctgcaattctacacatttttacaTTGAACTGAGAGAACAACATTTTCATTTCGGAAGCAAATTTCCAGCAATTCTACACAGTTTGGTATTGAGCTGAGACaattttaaagcacatttcctgcaattcaatgcattttgccatggctaatgctgtgcTCCTCTgctcaaacattataacaaaatcatTTTCGATTCTCCCCGACTGTCTAGGTTTTatttgattgttagttctcaaatatggtattatttaaaaatatatacactaccgttcaaaagtttggggtcacttagaaatgtccttgtttttgaaagaaaatcacagtttgtgctgttctgtgaaggaagtaaTACACAGCGTATTACTAGTCTAAAGAAGTCTAagtctcaactagtctaaagaaggcccattttattgctttttaatcagcacaacagttttcagctgcgctaacacaattgcaaaaggtttttctaatgatcaattagccttttaaaattagagACTTGGATttactaacacaacgtgccattggaacacaggagtgatggttgctgataatgggcctcattacgcctactgtatgtagatattcAATTTTTCAAAAATCAGCCATTTTCATCTATAATGGTCACTTACAACATAAAAAATGTccacactgcatttctgatcaatttcatgttattttaatggacagaaaatgtgattttctttcaaaaacaaggacatttctaagtgaccccaaacttttgaacggtagtgtatatagttcAATATCTTTTCAGCATGCTTTCTGGTTTTAAAGATGTTCTCTGGTACTTTTGTGTATTTTTTGGCCAAGGTTCTGAGAGTAGCACTCACGAGTCAAAGGCGGTCCCGAAAAATGTGTGTTACTTCACaaatgtgcagatatgtgcaccacgtcattgctctctctcgATCTACCATGTGTGcgtcttgctagctgtcactcatatGCAGAgaggctgaagctcattggctattTGAATTGCTAGGGGCCAGGCCCACGTGGGGGTAAATGTAGGGAAAATGCCGCCGCACAGCTTCCAGAAAGCagtcgctttcaaactagggatttcatggctaattgaggtaaaacagtaattctactcatagattatgcatgtatgaactacgcACATCCAACCCAAAGTGGGAGGTTTAAACAATATTTACTAGTCACCAAAGTACCGGCCGGCGTAATAATTTTCTATACAAACAAAACCCTGTAATTGTCTCCAATGACTGTAATTTACTCCATATTAAAGGCATAGTTCAAGATTTTGGCATTGAAGCCTttaatctacagtgcattcggaaagtactcagacctcttgactttttccacattttattatgttacagcctttttccctcatcaatctacacacaataccccataatgacaaagcaaaaacaggttgtaaGAAATCtgtgcaaataaataaatcatgagatatcatacagtaccagtcaaaagtttggacacacttattcatcccagggtttttctttatttttactattttctacattgtataataatggtgaagacatgaaaactattaaataacacatatggaatcatgtagcaaccaaaaaagtgttaatttgtggaatttggaaagggctctgccccacctgccctgaatgacgggtcgccactggagCCCAGTGAGTGTACATTGAGCCTATGCAAATAGAGTCtgtgcaaaaaaataataataataatattcaggGGGTCAATGAAAATACtgtgggtggccatttgattaactgttcagcactCTTATGGCatagggggtagaagctgttaacgaGCTATTTGGTccaagacttggtgctccggtaccacttccTGTGgggtagcagagacaacagtctatgacttgggtggctggagtattttaccattttttgggccttcctctgacatcgcctggtatagaggttctggatggcaggaagctcagccccagtgatgtactgggccatatgcactaccatCTTTTTGTAGCTATACCAAGCAGTgacgcaaccagtcaggatgctctcgatggtgcagctgtagaactttttgaggatctgaggacccatgccaaatcttttcagcctcccgagggggaataggtgttgtcgtgaagactgtcttgttgtgtttggaccataataggtccttagtgatgtggacaccaaggaacctgaagctcttgaaccgctccactacagccctgtcaatgtgaatgggggcgtgcttggccctcctttCCCTGTAGTCCAAGAtcggctcctttgtcttgcttatgttgatggagaggttgttgtcctggcaccacactgccaggcctctgacctcctccctataggccaggattccccaactggcagcttgtgggtggttttatttatttatttattattcattgttggacataaaagactaaaaaacaccaggaaatcagctccaagtgattttaatttaagaaattgTAACCAattattcccacgcataatagagagacacaatgcgatcgtatacaaatgtaagtaaggtttgaaattattatgttttagtcaaacattatatctgtttggtCTTCTTGCGGTCATTATGCAGTCTACAAAATATTTTACTTATTTTCCAGCCCCCCGACCGTCCGCTCAATAAAAAATTATCCtgaggctgaatctagttgatgatccttgctataggctgtctcattgttgtcggtgatcaggtctaccactctCATATCGTcgccaaacttaatgatggtgttggagtcgtgcgtggccatgtagtaatgggtgaatagggagtacagaagggggtccccgtgttgagggtcagtgtggcagatgtggtgTTGCCTAACCTCACTATCTGGGGGCAGCCTATCAGGAAGTcaagaatccagttgcagagggagatgttcagtcccagggtccttagcttagtgatgaactttgagggcaTTATAGTGTTGAACActgatctgtagtcaatgaacagcattctcacataggtgttccttttgtccaggtgggaaaggggagtgtggaatgcaatagagattgcgtcatctgtggatctgttggggcagtatgcgaattggagtgggtccagggtttctgggatgatggtgttgatgtgagccatgaccagcctttcaaagtatttcatggctacagatatgTGTGAGAATTATCATGTTCTTGCTCAGTCAGTGGGAGAATGATCATGTTTTGCGATCAAATCAAATCCTTACATTCACACAGGCCAATGAACATGTGTTAACTCGTTCCAGCTCTTAAAGTAAAGGCATTGACAGGTGTGTAAAATATTGTATGTATTGgcatcagagagagaaagagagtgtctGTGTAGATGTATGAGTGTTTATATGGATTGTGCAGTGTCAGATCAATGCTGTGATGGATGAAATGAAAAGTGAGAGCCTCCGCTTGGCCTGGAGAGCCAGCAGGCCTGTGGCCAATCACTTCAAGTGGACTGTAGTGTTAGTTTGTCACTTCGCTCTCCTTGATAGATCCCAAGGCTGGGAGGCCAAGTGTCCCCCTCAAACTGAGCCAGCAGGACGCAGTAAAGGGGACAGGCAAATGGAAGATAGACCCCTCAGATCCCGATCTTCCTGCTCCCACTACAAGGAGAACCGGTTCCCTGATAAGCTTCAATCCAggtaaacatgcacacacacacaaattgtgaGACTTGTTTCAGCTGTCCAAAAGTATTTTTATGTTTGTGGAAAAAGTTTAAATTGAAGCTAGTGtattgtagacacacacacactcctttcccCTTAAGGTCTCTAGGGGGCACGGCCCTGGACTTTGTGGTGTCCAGCATGTCAGACAGGGTGTGCATCCTGGCCATGCAGAGCAAGAGGCTGAGCATAGCCAGACCTGCCACCACAGCCTGATGCAGTGCCACTGACACCAGAGGGATGATATTTGTTACTCCTCCCTCCTTTGTCATCTTCTCCTGACTCAGGACATTTTTCatcaggatggggggggggggggggggggggggggctcagtgaCTGATCTGCACTCTTCCCACAGTAACTGCCTATGATGACAAGGGAATGTAAAGGGGTTTAATTTGATTCTGACATTGTTAGGAAAAAAACGTTTATTTTTGTAATAGCAAATGGATTACTTTTCAAAGTGTCAAAGTTCAAATTGTCAATACAAAATAAAGCACATTCTTCTAATTTCTTGTTTTGACATCAGTGTAACTACCCACTATGCAGGCTCGCGTGCgtgtacgtacagttgaagtcggaagtttacatacaccttagtcaaatacatttaagctcagtttttcacaattcctgacatttaatcctagtaaaaattccctgtcttaggtcagttaggatcaccactttattttaagaatgtgaaatgtcagtataatagtagagagtgatttatttcagcttttatttatttcatcacatttccagtggtttaagtttacatacactcaattagtatttggtagcattgcctttaaattgtttaacttgggtcaaacgtttcgggtagccttccacaagcttcccacaataagttgggtgaattttggcccattcctcctgacagagttggtgtaactgggtcaggtttgtaggcctccttgctcgcacacactttttcagttctgcccacaaattttctataggattgaggtcaggactttgtgatggccactcaaataccttgactttgttgtccttaagccattttgcaacaactttggaagtatgcttgggtcattaacgacataacgatggtcattatggccaaacagttctatttttgtttcatcagaccagaggacatttctccaaaaagtacgatctttgtccccatgtgcagttgcactgtactctggctttttatggcggttttggagcagtggcttcttcctttctgagcggcctttcaggttatgatgatataggactcgtttttactgtggatatagatacttttgtacctgtttcccccagcatcttcacagggtcctttgctgttgttctgggattgatttgcacttttcgcaccaaagtacgttcatctctaggagacagaacacgtctccttcctgagcggtatgacggctgagtggtcccatggtgtttatatttgcgtactattatttgtacagatgaacgtggtgtcTTCAGGTGTTAAGaacttgctcccaaggatgaaccagacttgtggaggtcttggctgatttcttttgattttcccttgatgtcaagcaaagaggcactgagtttgaaggtaggccttgaaatacatacacaggtacacctccaattgactcaaatgatgtcaattagcctatcagaagcttctaaatcaattacataattttctggaattttccaagctgtttaaatgcacagtcaacttctgacccactggaattgtaaaaCAGTgacttataagtgaaataatctgtctgtaaacaattgttggaaaaattacttgtgtcatgcacaaagtagatcaaatcaaatcaaatcaaatcaaatttatttatatagcccttcgtacatcagctgatatctcaaagtgctgtacagaaacccagcctaaaaccccaaacagcaagcaatgcaggtgtagaagcacggtcctaactgacttgccaaaattatagtttgttaacaagacatttgtggagtggttgaaaaacaagttttaatgactccaacctaagtgtatgtaaacgtccgactttaactgtattttctatgtgatttaaatattgactggctattgtcaagctgcccactcaggaaaaaacttcaaactgtaactagtgcctgcaacctggatccggttgtcagtcaacctaccagggtagttagaAACACAgtaatgaaatcatcaacatgtattgatcacatctttactaatgctgcagatatttgctttaaagtcgtatccaaatccataggatgtagtgatcacaatataataacCATATCTAGGGAAACCAAAGtcccaaaggctgggcctaatatagtgtataagaggtcatacaagacattttgtagtgattcatatgttgatgatgtaaagaatatttgctggtctgtggtgtgtaatgaggagcaaccagacaccgcaattgacacatttatgaaacta from Oncorhynchus kisutch isolate 150728-3 linkage group LG5, Okis_V2, whole genome shotgun sequence harbors:
- the LOC116374096 gene encoding uncharacterized protein C3orf20 homolog; its protein translation is MYAGGKLIFGGSALNGYGFSKTNLLKQIAKTQSDYAKGNVLPHDYKLGSQGWEAKCPPQTEPAGRSKGDRQMEDRPLRSRSSCSHYKENRFPDKLQSRSLGGTALDFVVSSMSDRVCILAMQSKRLSIARPATTA